The Antechinus flavipes isolate AdamAnt ecotype Samford, QLD, Australia chromosome 4, AdamAnt_v2, whole genome shotgun sequence genomic interval taaacttttggtTTTTATTAGTGCTATTTAAATGACCAATTTAAAATCATACACAAAATAGATAGCTAGGATTTATTATGCCCTGGAAAAATGGTAAGTATCAGAGATggtctttgatctgatttttctttttttagtaataTCCAATGGAAACTTTTAATAGTACCAATAAGAAAACACACCTGAATACAAATTTATAGTGCTGTCATGTacttcaaaatgaaaatgaacattttcCATATATGTTATATCAAATAAAAACAGGGATAGAGTTTGTTATAGTTTGGTGTATACATAGGAATTATACATATTGGAAATACAATGAGAGTGATATTATATAGTCTGAactctaaaataattttctcacaGTTGAGAGAAATTGGGAtccaaatctattttatttcactGGTACACATGCATGTAGCTTTACAGTGAAGCTTGACCGGTGTGAAGTCACAAGTAAGCTGATCTTTCAGCTGTTGGCAATTTGAATATTTATCCTCATATCGACAAGGATTGGCtgaagtgaagtgaaaagaaggaaagttgTTATAAAACACAAGATATTTTGCTCATTGTataatttcagaaattatttaaatgggattttggaaaatataaaaggcaaaaataggaaagaatataCAATAAGGTCTCATTCATGCCTTATTCAATCAAAAAGCTTAAATTGCTCTCCATCTCCTATGCCATGTTCTTAATATATGATAATAGTGATATGAAAGAACTCTGAATTCTCAAATACTATGTAATATAATGGAAATCcacaaagtcagaaagactctctGAAAAAGCAGGTGATTCTTTttgtccaattatttttttggccACAACAGTTGTTGAAGTTTTTGTAGAACCTGACAAACCAGAGGTCCTTAAAGTATTGATAGTTATGAAAATTATGTATTCCAAGTGTAGTATTTACTACTGTGGTTTATGCTTCATTTAATCCATTAATAAGGATTTATTTAATGCCTAATAAATATGTTCTGGGTTCTGGGGATACTAAActaaaaatagattagttttttTGCTCTCTTGGGTTTTCATTTGTTTAGAGGAAATAACGTATATGTatactaaataaatacaaggtatttTATAGAGACACTAGCACTTATATTGGGTGGTAGGATGCTTGGCAGGAAAACTTTTATGTAGAAGATAGAGCTGAGTTAGCTTTGACAGAAGTGAGATAAATTCTATAAGGTAGAGAATATGAAAGAATATATTCTAAGCAggggagaaacaaaacaaaaacatagagaCAGGATGGAGTTTTGTGTGTGACAAATgatacaaaagttaaaaaaaaagatcctggattCAAAAATAATCAACTTATACTGTGATAATGAGATCCTGTTTGTAAATtgttttgcaaaccataaagcacCATTTCCACCAAGGTAGAAATGAAACTACCTTTAATAGAGGTGCAACCCCCTACAACCCTCAGGCCTCCTATAAgttaattttcctttctaaagttattttaacattcactttatatactttatatattcgCGGTGTATATTCACTATATTTTGTATCTATAAAAGTATGGAAAGGATTGGAGAATGCAACACTGAATGATTGACTTTTGCATTTACTCTGTTAATGAAGATCAATGCAGgtagaaacataaataaaattataatttaaaaagtatactaTGGATCACctggacagaaacagaaacatatGAGGGCCTCAATGATTAAGTCCAAGataacttttgctttatttttctgggGTCCAGGTCTCTTCTATATGCTCATCCCATTCTGTTTTTCATATGTAATCTTATTCCATTTGAATGTAAGCCCCTAAAGAATAGGAacttgctcttttctttttttaaaaaaattatctatcctTCCCTTAGACCAATGCCTGGTATACAATAAACTCTTAgtaaagtcaacaaatatttattaagtacatatcatttcatataaagAAAAGCTAAATATTGTCTTTATCTGTAAATAGCCTACAGTCATGGAGGACACAATATGAAAACAACCATATACAAAGtatatcaatatgtatatttgacacatatatgaaatatacatatgttttataaagcTGATATGAgatgaattggagataatcaacaagaAAAAGTACTTTCAGGGGTGGGTTagagaaaacttgaaaaaaagatgggaaggtagctgggatttgaaggaagccagggaaactgcTCTGCCTCTATTCCCTTCCctacctctttttttctcttcccctttcccttctttttccttctgcccttcctcttccactcctccttttcctccttctcctttcctctctttccctcccttcttctctttctctctttcttcctgactcctttctctttccttccctccttctctctctctctctctctctctctctttctctctctctctctctctctctctctctctctcctctctctctctctctctctcctatataAAACTGGAGTGAGGTCTTTAGTGGAAAGCTTTAGGGATCTTTGGTCTGctgctgtttaatatttttttattactaGGATGAAGACTAGATATATTAACcaaatttacagatgaaacaaAACTGGAAGGGATAATAGATCAGTCATTGGatgacaagattataaaaaaagagatCTTTATGGGTAAGAACACTGGAGTTAATgtaataagatgaaattaaataggGATTAATGAATGTGTAGTCTTATACTTGGGTTCAGAAATTGTCACAAATACAAGATATAGAGACACACCCAAAcactctttttttctaaaaaaataaaaaataaaaaataaaagatcttggGAAATGGTAAGCCTAGAGTGAATCAACAAACTATGATACGGAATATGTTAACATAATTACACACTAAATTGACAGGCATCCTatccagaaggaaagaaaagatagttCTCTTATATTCTGCTTTGGTGAAGCTACATTCAGAGTAAGGAGTTTGTTTCTATGAACCACATTTTAGTgtctagaagacctgaattcaaatctggcctcataactagctgtgtgaccttgggcactttttgcttcaattttcctAACTTTAGATTGAAGATGATAAAAACAACTGTTTTTATTGTAATGGTCAAGAGTTAATGGGTTTAAAgcttttagcacaatgcctgatacatcgtaaacactatataaatgcttattttgtttctttctgtcccttcctAGAGAACAGAACTAAGAGCAATAAGTGGAAAGTATAAGGAGGAAACTTTAGGTTTTCTGTAAGGGTAGAGAGGGAGAATATCTCCGTACTTCCTACAAATGAGAGCTCTCCCAAAGTGGAATGATTTACCTTGGAAAATAATGGGTTTTCTTTCACTAGAAGCATAAATCAAAGACTGTATTGTGACTTATTTGGTATGTTGTAAAGAGGAATAGGAATCTTTTTCATGTAAAGATTGGGCTAAAGGgaatctgtgatccctttcatttttgaagttTTACAATTCTGTAGTCCTTTGAATGAATCCACTTTTGAAGAAGTATAAGAAGAGATTctgtatatgctatatataatctctctatatatatctacatatctatataactatatatatataaaatacacatatctTAAATTGTTTCCCCCAGTAAATTATAATCTCAGTGAAAGTAAGAATTATatgacttttccatttttctgtatAGGCAGGCATGCCATAGAGTCAGTGGTCAGACATAATCATGTGTAGTTCAGAGTGAAATTAATGCATTTTTCAGTGACTTTCTAAAGGTATTCCACCTGAAAAAAATCACTCTCTAACCAATCGATTAGAGAGTTTTTGGTGAGAAACTTTGTCTACCAATACAGATCTGTGTGTGCTCTGTAATTTATGGCCTTGAAGCTCTGAGAGATCAACTGACTTGcctaggtaaaaagaaaaaaaaaaagatttttgcagaGGTTAACTTGAAACAAGGTCTTTCTAATACTGTGATTGGCAATCTACCCATTATATCAGGCTATCTCTATGTATTTTAACAGTTAACTTAAATCTTAATATACAAGGTCATTCAtagagaatattaaatatttgttgactgacattACTAGAGGGTGCCTTATTAACAAAAAATCTCTAAACAGTGTGATGCTGCTTTAGATTGTATATTGGTATGGGCATAATTGAAAAGATACCAAGAGTTACTCTGATCtaagacaatgatctaagataattccaaggtactcataataaaaaaaaagccattcatcatttgagagaaatgatgaaatctGAGTAAAACtttaagtataattttcttactttatttttcttgcttttttgtaaatatgactaatatggaaatgttttacataatttcacatgtataattggcattatattgcttgccttctcagtaatTGGGGAATGGgtaggaaaaagggagagaatttggaactcaaaattaaaaaaagaaaaaatgttaaaaataaacaaattaaaaaagaaaaagaagaaaagatatcaaACGTGGAAGATACCAAAGACAATCTTTgtctaataataattttaaggaaattagcACTTTATAATTACTATCTTGCTTAAAAATTATATAGCGTTGTTTATAATACatcagtgaaaataaaatatcaggaTCTCTTCTCAAAACAGAACTAAGAAGAGGTCAGAAAAACTTCAATGTACTATAGAATGGAAGAGTAAAAGAGGCATCACGATAGCTTcaagcatcagtcctgaagtacCTATGATTTCTTGGGCCAATTTAATGGCATTAGAATGTAATTTAAGGGCTTAGGATTTGTGTTTGATCCCCCAAATTTGTGCACATGAAGGTATGAAGAAAGGAACATCATCTGAGAACTAGAGTCTATTCTGAcaaagtttttttggttttgtttttaattttcattagtgATACATTGAGAGAGATTTACAGGAGAActcagaaaaaaggagaaggtaTATTGATAATTCTGAAAGTTTGACAAGATAGAAGCAGATGAACTACTGACTATGagtgagatgaaaagaaaaaatggatgttgaataACGAGATGCCACCTGGAGCTAATAGAAAATAATTGTGTCTGCCTTTGTTGCTGAGAAAGAAACTCTTGAAATATCTCGCTCCCCTCTCTTAGCACATTATGGCTCTCATGCTGAGTTTAtaaatcatttctcattttttaagagTATATTTGCTTCCTGGATTTGCTTTGTGTACTTAAAAGAAACAGTTTCTCTAAACTATTGTTCATTGTATGTGTGTTCTTGGGGGATTAACAGGAAGTGAGTAGGAGGCCATGGTCACTCAAGGACAAATTCACAGAGTAAGAAATTCTCTTTCTGGGGTTTACATCAGGTTTCCTTACCATAGCCttgagtaaaattttttttaaaagtttgcacaTATTATTATAGTGCCCCCACTTCAgagaaaagattaaattaatttagattgtCCAGACAAGATgatcccagaattttttttggcAGGAGGAGATTTGGAATTAAAAGTGGAACACAAAAACTTCTCTGATGAAGTGGCCATAGACAATTTATGTTTTATTGCCTCTTCTTTCAGGAGTGGAATGAGGGCAGTGAATAAGGGAAAATATGTGAGTCCAGGGAGACCTGAATGGGAAAGAGTACTCTTCCCATACAAAATGGAAAGCCAGAGAGGATTAGTTGATTTCCTCCTTCAGCCAAAAAATTACTAACTTCTAAACATTGTCAtctgtttatgtatgtataaatgtgtatgtacacacacaaacactatAATAAATTACTCCTAATTAGATTTTGATACATAACCTCTATGAATAGAAAAATTTCAGAGAGCTTCCTAGTTCTGTTCTGAGAAGACATTCTTCCTATTCATATCCAAAAAATAGGTAAGTGGAGTATAATGATCTCAGGCATGGGATATACATACATGTGAGTTAAAGTTTCATGACACTGATTTCATTGGTATCTATCTTTCATTCACCAATTCAGACCTCAGTACTTCTGGTGATTAAGCGTCTCTGAATTTAGCTCAGAGGCTACCATGTTGGTAAAATCTGCTTTCAAGTTAGCATAGAACACAAGGTCATCTCCATATTATGATGAAACATTGATGGAAAactttagttctttctctctcatacacacaagCACACATGCACTTCTCCTCAagataaagagaaacaaagagaatacAGTTCTCCTCTCCCATCCCTAAACTTACTACAGAGTCCATTATAGCAAGAATAAGGGCAATCAGCACATCTGTCACCTTTCTTGTAGGGTGTTGCTAATGAAGTAACTTCATTTCTTCTGCACAACAaagggaaaaatgttttaaaagattaagTTTACCATAGACATAAAACATCTACAAAGCATAGCCCTCATAGAGActgaattcttataaaaattttatacacTGTATACAGAATTCTGATCCTGAATATCAAGCAATGCAAGTACCATATTTAGTCAttaaagaattcatttttgtattaaaaataagacaaataattGTGTCATGAGAAATATGgcaaaaagcagaaaaatcatgagaaaatatGACAAAAGATATGAATTGTGTTTGTATACAATTTGAAATGTGTCATTCTGTTTGATTTTCACAGCCATTTTAGGAGGCATAGTTTGTGcatattgctttcattttctttctgtagatgaggaaatagatatagaaaagttaagtgacttatgtcTTTATACTTGTCAAATACAAGGTTACTACTATATTTATTTGGCTACTTATCTACTCTGTTCCATTGACCCATctttccatttcttagccagtaccagatagttttaataattactgCCTTTTAATAAAGTTTAAAACTGGTACTGCTGAaccttcttcttcatttttaaaaattttaaattagcaTATCAGAATTGAAGATAGTTTGGTTTCAAGCCTGTTTAAGTCCTAACTGATCATGGACTCTTGTTTAGTTTTACTATATATCTGATACATGCAGAAAGAGTGAGTCATATGTTGTTTTGGCCCAAGGGACAAAGCAATATAGATGGTTCTATGAGACCTAGTCCTTTGGAAACTCATTTGTATTCGTAACAGTATCTGAATGGTTTCTGTCTTTATCTCAGATTAAGATTTCACCTTGCTTAAATAAGGAGAACTAGTGAAGAAAAGTGTGTAGTATCTTAGAATATATTATCAATAAAGATCAGTGAAAAGTGATCAATAATAAATGACAATCATACTTACGCTGGACAGTATTGGCACACGTAAAAGTACTTATAGATATTGTTTGGGCAATAGGAAACACCACATCCAATTTTATAAGTTCTATATAAGATCATCTATAGATAAAAAAGATACATTGTTCAtaatccatatttttcatgttaattAGCAGACCACTTTATCCTACTTGcttttcctgtctctttctttcctacaattttcccttttccctttatctttgACCTTTCCCTTTCCACAACGTAGGAAAGTAAATATTATCTCTTGATTTTTTAGCACTTTGCCTAGACACTTCTTTTCAATATCTCTCATATATCAGGGTTATTTTTTAAGTTATCCTTATCTCCCccccttcattagattgtaaatacTTAGAGGATAAGACCTGGATCATATTTATCTCTATATTCTCAAAATATAGCCAAAGAGTAATTtatgtaggcacttaataaaaggtTGTTGGATGAAATTAAATGGATCCTGATaacctcttatttgattttctttccaggATTGTCTCCCTGTGGCTTCCCATATTAATGACCAGATAGGCTTTTCAGTCTTTACTGCCTCCTTTAGGGATAgggactggacttgtgatttcatcagttcagGGAAATCCTAGCTGaagaattccctctaccaatgcagttCAGCACTTTTTTTCTGTAGCTTGGAGTCTCAGAGAAAGGCCTAGAATATTGAGACATTGCCTTGGCCAGACATACATAGCCAGAATGTATTTGAGGTTAGGACATAAACCCAACTGtaaccatttctttcttcattccataTGACCTCTCACTTAgatttttagatatttaaatGAACCCATGAAAATATAAATGGTAACCATTCTATACCTTCCCTGTCAATGCAATTTTCTCCAAGTCTTTCAactgatcaatcaataaacatttattagacatttactatgtgccaacagtgtattaatcactgaggatacaaaaaagaagcaaaagacatcccatgccctcaaggagtttataattccTATGTCAaaggatcataagatcattgatCCAGAATTGGAAGTGATCTCAAAGGCCATTTAGCCCAACTCTTTCATTTAAAGCTAACTAAAATTGGGGAAGCTAAATGATGATATTCTCAGGATCACTGAGGTGATTAAgtttcagaggtaggatttgaattcggCTTCTCTGACTCCAAAGATAATGTTTTCCCAAAGTCCTTCATAGGGAATCTATTCAATGAGGGAATTCAACCAAAATAGATTTTCTGGCAATTTTAACATGTTAAAACACCACTGCAGCACTCACATTATTTGCTTGTTCTTCTATGGAGAAATTTAAAGTCCCCAGATCTATGAAATGCATTCTGAGCAATTAAGAAAGCTGATTAAAGAGGATACTATTACATGGCAAAGATGGGTTTCTGATTGGGGAAAATAATCAAAAGGAACTGGAGGAGTATTCTTCTtcagaaaaaagaagcagaagatcACTATACAAGTTTTGCCTACTTAGTTTTGCCTGAGACTACTTGGGTCTTCTCAACATCTTTCTTCAATGTGTCATTTCTCAAATCACAAAGAAACATTGACTTTTTGGGAAAAAAGGACTGGGATGAGGTGCTTATTAACTCATTGGATCACAGATTCAGGAGTAAAAGGGACCTCAGGGTATCTTCTTATTTTATGCTAGTGGAAATGGGCTCAAGGAGATTGTGACTAATCTGAGGTCAACTATActgtcagaaatgggatttgaacctagctCCTTTGGCTTCAGAGCCAATGTCTTTCCACTCTGACACTGACTCTCTGAAAGTCAAAGATCAAAAGTTTACCATATGAGGAATGGAAGTATCTATTTTGGAGTTGGAtaagatagagaagagaaagatattagattcattcaacatttattcaaCAAAGATTAGTGAACAGCTCACTGTGCTCAAAGCTCTATATTGGGTGATAAATTCTATTCTGTTAGAAATCAATGAAAGGTCACAGTGCTATAATTTATACCTGAATGTAAGCAAGATAATGACTTTTTTGGTTGATGGCCCCTATTccataaataaaattctttttctgtagttTCCAAGCAAGGATGACATCTTTCCAGCAGACAGACAAGCTTGATGCAAATACATTTTCACTACAAACTGtatctgagaagagaaaaatagttcAGACTCCCTAATtatactaaggatacaaaattagaaacagaaaaaaaggaaatgggtatGTATTTGCTCATGGTTACTATTTGATGATGAACAATAAACATTCCCTGACaatgtcttattttttatatctggAAGGGAAATTTTGGTGCTTTGGAAGAGATATGACTTAAATTTAGGAAGAACCTGGATTTAAAAATTGGTGTAATACTTCCTAGTTTTGTCATTTCACTTCcaagcctcaattttcttctcttaaaatgaaaacaataaattttgCAAAAAGTATCTCACAGAATTGTGTGGAAAGACCATTGCACATGTTTGCTTGATCTTCCTCGGAAGTACAACTAGGTTGTCCCCATGGGgtcttttaaatttctaaaattctaggATTCTTAATAGAAATTATAAGAAACTTAAGAGTTATATAAAGAATGAATATCAACATATGAAGATAGGTCTGAATTATTCCCAGGCTCTCAGATGACCCATGTTATATATTCTTCAGATTGTTACTTTCCAATCATTTCTActtattaatagctaacattattTTCCAACTACTTTATATACGACCTCCCTCATTTagttttccatcatttctttctctgtatccttACTCCAagcttgaaggttttttttttattctgtagtTGACCTCATAGCTATTTATACTTCTCTTAGATACTGAAATTCTAATTTTTCCCATATTAGTATATCTGTCTTAACTAAACCCACTGGCACATAAGAAAAGGAATTATGACATATATATCAATTCCAGTACTTAGTATATTTGGAAGGAGCAACTAGTCCCATGATTTTTTTGGTGATTAAAGAGGATGGAGGATGAACATTAGAGATCTCTGTCCATATTCTTAAGAAAGAGAGGTACCAAGGGCAGCCatcttataattttcttcctaACTGGAAGACTTCATCATGCTCCTATGCTGAGTATCCTTCTCTTATACTCCTACTTTTCCCTTTAAATATGTGatgttttcccccattagactgtgaggtcCTTGAGGCCAGGgtttattttttacctttgtttGTATCCGCAGAACTGAATATATAATACTCTtttgtaaatgcttattgactgactgactgaaataTTA includes:
- the LOC127561838 gene encoding cysteine-rich venom protein-like; this encodes MGSLYVLMCLATMIHQSAGLNFTLDCNLSTMKEEVQKEILDCHNNIRRSVIPTASNMLKMEWSHEAASDAQRWANKCTLKVSEFSNRTTGDTVCSENVFASSLSVCWKDVILAWKLQKKNFIYGIGAINQKSHYLAYIQMILYRTYKIGCGVSYCPNNIYKYFYVCQYCPARNEVTSLATPYKKGDRCADCPYSCYNGLCTNPCRYEDKYSNCQQLKDQLTCDFTPVKLHCKATCMCTSEIK